Proteins from one Camelina sativa cultivar DH55 chromosome 8, Cs, whole genome shotgun sequence genomic window:
- the LOC104706635 gene encoding GEM-like protein 6, translating into MTWSRVHQQAIAFPAAKTATISYLPDPAASINKLQVPTSSKFSFLTSKGKSILRKKKTDSFTNGARDQDKLGPKLSETVKRKLSLGAKILQMGGLEKIYKRLFKVCDEEKLSKAYQCYLSTTAGPISGLLFISSKKIAFCSERSIKVAAPQGDISRVHYKVSIPLSKINGVNQSQNTKKPSQKYLEVVTVDNFDFWFMGFVSYRKAFNCLEQALNDDDQ; encoded by the coding sequence ATGACATGGAGCAGAGTTCATCAACAAGCTATCGCATTTCCTGCAGCCAAGACTGCTACGATAAGTTACTTGCCTGACCCTGCAGCTTCCATCAATAAGCTCCAAGTCCCAACTTCATcaaagttttcttttctaacaAGCAAAGGGAAATCAATTCTGCGAAAGAAGAAAACCGATAGCTTCACGAACGGAGCTAGAGACCAGGACAAGTTAGGACCCAAGCTAAGTGAAACAGTCAAGAGAAAGCTATCCTTGGGAGCTAAGATCCTTCAAATGGGAGGCTTAGAGAAGATCTATAAGCGACTCTTCAAGGTCTGCGATGAAGAGAAGCTTTCCAAGGCGTACCAATGTTACCTATCCACAACCGCAGGTCCCATCTCAGGCCTACTCTTTATCTCATCAAAGAAGATTGCATTCTGCAGCGAAAGATCGATCAAGGTGGCTGCTCCTCAGGGAGATATCTCTAGGGTTCACTACAAAGTCTCAATCCCGTTATCTAAGATCAACGGTGTGAACCAGAGTCAGAACACGAAGAAACCATCTCAGAAGTACCTTGAAGTAGTTACAGTCGATAACTTCGACTTCTGGTTTATGGGATTCGTGAGCTACCGCAAAGCTTTCAACTGCCTTGAGCAAGCGTTAAACGATGATGACCAATAA
- the LOC104706636 gene encoding putative GEM-like protein 8: MTLSKVHQQVIAFPAAKTAPALYLPDPAASINKLQIPTSSKVSLSTDKGKSMLRKKKTDSFTNGAREQDKLGPKLTETVKRKLSLGAKILQMGGLEKIYKRLFKVCDEEKLFKAYQCYLSTTAGPIAGLLFISSKKIAFCSERSIKVASPQGDLTRVHYKVSIPLCKINGVNQSQNTKKPSQKYLEVVKVDGFDFWFMGFLSHQKAFNCLEQALSLRYEQ, encoded by the coding sequence ATGACATTGAGCAAAGTTCACCAACAAGTTATTGCCTTTCCTGCAGCCAAGACTGCTCCGGCACTTTACTTGCCTGACCCTGCAGCTTCCATCAACAAACTCCAAATCCCAACCTCTTCAAAGGTTTCTCTTTCAACAGACAAGGGAAAATCGATGCTGCGAAAGAAGAAGACCGATAGCTTCACCAACGGTGCTAGAGAACAGGACAAGTTAGGACCAAAGCTAACTGAAACAGTCAAGAGAAAGCTGTCCTTGGGAGCTAAGATCCTTCAAATGGGAGGTTTAGAGAAGATCTATAAGCGACTCTTCAAAGTCTGCGATGAAGAGAAACTGTTCAAGGCGTACCAATGTTACCTATCAACAACCGCAGGTCCCATCGCAGGCCTACTCTTCATCTCATCAAAGAAGATTGCATTCTGCAGCGAGAGATCGATCAAGGTGGCTTCTCCTCAGGGAGATCTCACTAGGGTTCATTACAAAGTATCAATCCCCTTGtgcaagatcaatggagtgaacCAGAGTCAGAACACAAAGAAGCCATCTCAGAAGTACCTTGAAGTAGTCAAGGTCGATGGATTTGACTTCTGGTTTATGGGATTCTTGAGCCACCAAAAAGCTTTCAACTGCCTCGAGCAAGCGCTTTCTCTGAGATACGAGCAATGA